From a region of the Thermococcus sp. 21S7 genome:
- a CDS encoding hydrogenase maturation protease produces the protein MKTKILILALGNELMKDDGIGLKAGRILAEKGYNVLDVGTDIFMLSAHYNGEERLIIIDAILSEKFRPGEIIHLSGEEVFEKLKAEIRSAHFMGAIDGLKLLMAMDERLAKADIHFIGVVAKEIDLGMELTEEVKKALPRVVELVEELCKK, from the coding sequence ATGAAAACGAAAATCCTCATCCTTGCCCTCGGCAACGAACTGATGAAGGACGATGGAATCGGACTGAAGGCAGGCAGGATACTCGCGGAAAAGGGGTACAACGTCCTCGACGTTGGCACGGACATATTCATGCTCTCCGCCCATTACAATGGGGAGGAGAGGCTGATAATCATAGACGCCATCCTGAGCGAAAAGTTCCGGCCTGGCGAGATAATTCACCTGAGCGGCGAGGAGGTCTTCGAGAAGCTGAAGGCCGAGATAAGGAGCGCCCACTTCATGGGGGCCATAGACGGGCTCAAACTCCTGATGGCGATGGACGAGCGCCTTGCCAAAGCGGATATACACTTCATCGGCGTCGTTGCCAAGGAGATAGACCTTGGAATGGAGCTCACCGAGGAAGTTAAAAAGGCCCTGCCGAGGGTCGTCGAGCTGGTTGAGGAGCTCTGCAAAAAATAA
- a CDS encoding AIPR family protein gives MKRLEGELRSFYEGYNNQIDPNGKGWNNKIKAKTLLVFYMYYNPEIRKGIEKQLKEDQTDYSEDDIIERISTIYIVDGPRDLGIDAFFLDNSTLYLIQGKYRSYRAKGPLELNEELIKEDISKVMKTLEDEKRFNRLVNRINNQVGKTIDIEKIDQIEYIYVTNTKIPGHIDDKVLERWMGSIKNVPDITCSVVDVTKWDELLNKLEDRLLVEGNFTFRIPTETYAVHEISLEGIGKVEIGLTLLRGSDIKRLYERFKDGLFRSNPRNPLKKSKVNRAIKATLRQEPTKFPLLNNGITIVAKKTEWSRKSVKIQGFGVVNGAQTIESISKANPEAVGEESLSNVLVPAKIITLMDISDVELRELIAKIGQSSNRQNKIEEADLFSFEVYHVWLHNLARRSKTIIDKETIYSFKRPYITSKRADIVMRADHLTKALNYFYASAYSGVDTRKTHNNQELFGEEYKEILRKVFRADDLRIANTYLSSVNYLERHLEFLRSLLLYYVQAHMIYKASEKMQKTLISSTGNVRFFQGTRWLIMYFIGRFLQQEIGGLPVPVSYNALERFISTLEADLEKAIPGMAKMYREQMSSSPESGRSSRLINMLERNNLKGKDILAIKKLIEQKGWKNEAALVASLLREIQTIVQDNIDSFKPLRPPLEVFG, from the coding sequence ATGAAAAGGCTTGAAGGAGAACTCAGGTCCTTCTACGAGGGATATAACAATCAGATAGATCCCAACGGAAAAGGATGGAACAATAAAATTAAAGCAAAGACATTATTGGTCTTCTATATGTATTATAACCCAGAAATAAGAAAGGGCATTGAAAAACAGCTAAAGGAAGATCAAACGGATTACAGCGAAGATGACATTATAGAGCGCATATCAACAATATACATTGTAGATGGCCCAAGAGACCTCGGCATAGATGCTTTCTTTTTGGATAACTCTACGCTCTATCTTATCCAGGGGAAATACCGCTCGTATAGGGCAAAGGGACCACTTGAATTAAACGAGGAACTAATAAAAGAAGATATCAGTAAAGTGATGAAAACACTGGAAGATGAAAAGCGATTCAATCGCCTAGTAAATAGGATCAACAACCAAGTAGGAAAGACAATAGATATTGAAAAAATAGACCAGATTGAATATATTTATGTAACTAACACAAAGATTCCTGGACATATTGATGACAAAGTTTTAGAAAGATGGATGGGCTCTATAAAAAACGTTCCAGATATTACTTGCTCGGTTGTAGATGTGACAAAGTGGGACGAGTTATTAAATAAGCTTGAGGACAGGCTTTTAGTCGAAGGGAACTTCACATTCAGAATACCCACTGAAACATATGCAGTACACGAGATATCTTTGGAGGGAATAGGCAAAGTAGAGATTGGATTAACCCTTTTAAGGGGATCAGATATCAAGAGGTTATACGAACGCTTTAAAGACGGATTATTCCGAAGTAATCCACGAAATCCTCTAAAAAAATCTAAAGTAAACAGAGCAATCAAAGCTACACTTCGACAAGAACCAACTAAATTTCCACTGCTGAATAATGGAATAACCATTGTTGCCAAAAAAACTGAATGGAGCCGTAAATCTGTAAAGATACAGGGGTTTGGCGTCGTGAATGGAGCACAGACAATTGAATCAATATCCAAAGCTAATCCTGAAGCCGTCGGAGAAGAAAGTCTAAGTAACGTCCTAGTTCCTGCAAAGATAATAACATTAATGGACATTTCGGATGTTGAGCTAAGAGAATTAATAGCAAAGATTGGCCAGTCATCAAATAGGCAGAATAAGATTGAAGAAGCAGATCTGTTTTCATTTGAGGTGTACCATGTGTGGCTCCATAATCTTGCTAGGCGCTCAAAAACCATTATTGACAAGGAAACAATATACAGTTTTAAGAGGCCTTATATAACCTCCAAGCGTGCTGATATCGTAATGAGAGCAGACCATTTAACAAAAGCGCTAAACTATTTCTATGCTTCAGCATATTCTGGGGTGGATACCAGAAAGACACATAACAATCAGGAGCTGTTTGGAGAGGAGTATAAAGAGATCCTCAGAAAAGTGTTCAGAGCTGATGATCTTAGGATTGCAAACACGTACTTATCGTCAGTAAATTATTTAGAAAGACATTTAGAGTTCCTTAGGAGCTTGTTATTGTACTATGTACAGGCACATATGATTTACAAAGCCTCTGAGAAAATGCAGAAAACCCTCATTTCCAGCACGGGTAATGTTCGATTCTTCCAGGGAACAAGATGGTTGATTATGTATTTCATTGGACGTTTCCTTCAACAAGAAATTGGTGGCCTCCCCGTTCCAGTTTCATACAATGCCCTTGAGAGATTTATCTCAACATTGGAGGCAGATTTAGAAAAAGCGATTCCCGGCATGGCCAAAATGTACAGAGAACAAATGTCGTCATCACCCGAATCTGGCAGAAGTAGCAGGCTCATAAATATGCTTGAAAGAAACAACCTAAAAGGAAAAGATATCTTGGCAATAAAGAAACTGATAGAACAAAAAGGGTGGAAAAATGAAGCAGCATTAGTAGCATCACTCCTACGAGAAATACAAACAATTGTCCAAGATAACATTGACTCTTTCAAACCGCTAAGACCTCCACTGGAAGTCTTTGGATAG
- the hydA gene encoding NADPH-dependent hydrogenase/sulfhydrogenase 1 subunit alpha, whose protein sequence is MKNLYLPITVDHIARVEGKGGVEIVVGDDGVKEVRLNIIEGPRFFEAITVGKKLDEALAVYPRICSFCSAAHKLTAVEAAEKAIGFTPREEIQALREVLYIGDMIESHALHLYLLVLPDYLGYSNPLKMVDEYKKEIGIALDLKNLGSWMMDELGARAIHQENVVLGGFGKLPDKATLETMKKRLSEALPKAEYTFELFSKLEQYEEVEGPIIHMAVKPRGDVYGIYGDYIKVSDGFEFPVEDYKKHIVEKVVEHSFAKHSFYKGEKPFMVGALPRLVNNAETLYGRARELYESHRDLLRPTNPFANNLAQALELVYFIEHGIDLIDEALAKWPIAPRDRVEVKDGFGVSSTEAPRGIVTYALEVKNGRVAYADIITPTAYNFAMMEVHVRMMAEKHYNDDPERLKYLTEMVVRAYDPCISCSVHVARL, encoded by the coding sequence ATGAAGAACCTCTACCTTCCCATCACCGTTGATCACATAGCGCGCGTTGAGGGCAAGGGCGGCGTTGAGATAGTCGTCGGCGACGATGGCGTCAAGGAGGTCAGGCTCAACATCATAGAGGGCCCGAGGTTCTTCGAGGCCATAACGGTGGGCAAGAAGCTCGACGAGGCGTTAGCCGTCTACCCGAGGATATGCTCATTCTGTTCGGCTGCCCACAAGCTCACCGCGGTGGAGGCCGCCGAAAAGGCGATAGGCTTCACCCCGCGCGAGGAAATCCAGGCACTCAGAGAGGTCCTCTACATCGGCGACATGATAGAGAGCCACGCACTCCACCTGTACCTCCTCGTCCTCCCGGACTACCTCGGCTACTCCAACCCGCTCAAGATGGTGGACGAGTACAAGAAGGAGATAGGCATAGCCCTCGATCTCAAGAACCTCGGAAGCTGGATGATGGACGAACTCGGAGCGAGGGCGATACACCAGGAGAACGTGGTCCTCGGAGGCTTCGGCAAGCTGCCCGACAAAGCCACCCTTGAGACCATGAAGAAGCGCCTCAGCGAAGCACTCCCGAAGGCGGAGTACACCTTCGAGCTGTTCTCCAAGCTGGAGCAGTACGAGGAGGTCGAGGGGCCGATAATCCACATGGCAGTAAAGCCGAGGGGAGACGTCTACGGCATCTACGGCGACTACATCAAGGTGAGCGACGGCTTCGAATTCCCTGTCGAGGACTACAAGAAGCACATCGTCGAAAAGGTCGTCGAGCACAGCTTCGCCAAGCACAGCTTCTACAAGGGCGAGAAGCCCTTTATGGTCGGTGCGCTTCCGAGGCTGGTCAACAACGCGGAGACACTCTACGGAAGGGCCAGGGAGCTCTACGAGAGCCACAGAGACCTGCTCAGGCCGACCAACCCCTTCGCAAACAACCTCGCCCAGGCGCTTGAGCTGGTCTACTTCATCGAGCACGGCATAGACCTCATAGACGAGGCCCTCGCCAAGTGGCCGATAGCGCCGAGGGACAGGGTTGAGGTGAAGGACGGCTTCGGTGTCAGCTCCACCGAGGCCCCTCGCGGAATCGTCACCTACGCCCTCGAAGTCAAGAACGGAAGGGTTGCCTACGCGGACATAATCACTCCGACGGCCTACAACTTCGCCATGATGGAGGTCCACGTCAGGATGATGGCGGAGAAGCACTACAACGACGACCCGGAGAGGCTCAAGTACCTCACCGAGATGGTCGTTCGCGCCTACGACCCGTGCATCTCCTGTTCGGTGCACGTGGCGAGGCTTTAG
- the hydD gene encoding NADPH-dependent hydrogenase/sulfhydrogenase 1 subunit delta → MEGKVRIGFYALTSCYGCQLQLAMMDEILQLLPHAEIVCWFMLERDSYEDEPVDIAFIEGSVSTGEEVELVKKIRENAKIVVAVGSCAVHGGVQSWEKDKSLEELWKTVYGDGKVKFEPKLAEPVENYIKVDYRIYGCPPEKKDFLYALGTFLVGSWPEDIDYPVCVECRLKGHPCVLIEKGEPCLGPITRAGCDARCPGFGVACIGCRGAIGYDVAWFDSLARTFKEKGISKEDILQRMKMFNAHNPKLEEMVEKIFQGVEE, encoded by the coding sequence ATGGAAGGAAAGGTCAGAATTGGATTTTACGCTCTCACCTCATGCTACGGCTGTCAGCTCCAGCTTGCCATGATGGACGAGATACTCCAGCTGCTCCCGCACGCGGAAATCGTCTGCTGGTTCATGCTTGAGCGCGACAGCTACGAGGACGAGCCGGTGGACATAGCCTTCATCGAGGGAAGCGTCTCCACCGGGGAGGAGGTCGAGCTCGTCAAGAAGATACGCGAGAACGCGAAGATAGTGGTTGCCGTCGGCTCCTGTGCAGTCCACGGCGGTGTGCAGAGCTGGGAGAAGGACAAGAGCCTTGAGGAGCTCTGGAAGACCGTCTACGGCGATGGAAAAGTTAAGTTCGAGCCGAAGCTGGCCGAGCCGGTCGAGAACTACATCAAGGTTGACTACCGCATCTACGGCTGCCCGCCGGAGAAGAAGGACTTCCTCTACGCCCTCGGTACCTTCCTCGTCGGATCGTGGCCGGAGGACATAGATTACCCGGTCTGCGTCGAGTGCAGGCTGAAGGGACACCCGTGCGTACTCATAGAGAAAGGAGAGCCGTGCCTCGGCCCGATAACGAGGGCCGGCTGCGACGCGAGGTGCCCAGGCTTTGGAGTGGCGTGCATCGGCTGCAGGGGAGCGATAGGCTACGACGTTGCCTGGTTCGACTCACTCGCCAGGACGTTCAAGGAGAAGGGAATCAGCAAGGAGGATATACTCCAGCGCATGAAGATGTTCAACGCCCACAACCCGAAGCTCGAAGAGATGGTTGAGAAGATATTCCAGGGGGTGGAAGAATGA
- the hydG gene encoding NADPH-dependent hydrogenase/sulfhydrogenase 1 subunit gamma: MSEVVPKEIMMPDENPYALHKVKVLKVYQLTEKEKLFLFRFEDPELAEKWTFKPGQFVQLTIPGVGEVPISICSSAMRKGFFELCIRKAGRVTTVIHKLQPGDTVLVRGPYGNGFPVDEWEGMDLLLIAAGLGTAPLRSVFLYAMDNRWKYGNITFINTARYGKDLLFYKELEAMKDLAEAENVKIIQSVTRDPEWPGLHGRPQNFIIEANTNPKNTAVAICGPPRMYKAVFESLINYGYRPENIFVTLERKMKCGIGKCGHCNVGTSTSWKYICKDGPVFTYFDIVSTPGLLD; encoded by the coding sequence ATGAGCGAGGTAGTTCCCAAGGAGATTATGATGCCGGACGAGAACCCATACGCACTCCACAAGGTTAAGGTTCTCAAGGTCTATCAACTCACCGAAAAGGAGAAGCTGTTCCTCTTCAGGTTCGAAGACCCCGAGCTGGCCGAGAAGTGGACGTTCAAGCCCGGCCAGTTCGTTCAGCTGACGATTCCGGGAGTTGGAGAGGTTCCGATAAGCATATGCTCCTCCGCGATGAGGAAGGGATTCTTCGAGCTGTGCATCAGGAAAGCTGGAAGGGTCACCACGGTCATCCACAAGCTCCAGCCCGGTGACACTGTCCTCGTTCGTGGCCCCTATGGAAACGGATTCCCCGTTGACGAGTGGGAGGGCATGGACCTGCTCCTTATAGCTGCGGGTCTTGGAACCGCCCCGCTCAGGAGTGTCTTCCTCTACGCCATGGACAACCGCTGGAAGTACGGCAACATAACCTTCATCAACACGGCCCGCTACGGAAAGGACCTCCTGTTCTACAAGGAGCTGGAGGCCATGAAGGACCTCGCCGAGGCCGAGAACGTCAAGATAATCCAGAGCGTTACGCGCGACCCCGAGTGGCCCGGACTCCACGGAAGGCCGCAGAACTTCATCATCGAGGCCAACACCAACCCGAAGAACACGGCAGTGGCCATCTGCGGTCCGCCGAGGATGTACAAGGCCGTCTTCGAGTCCCTCATCAACTATGGCTATCGCCCGGAGAACATATTCGTCACGCTGGAGAGAAAGATGAAGTGCGGAATAGGAAAGTGCGGCCACTGTAACGTCGGAACGAGCACGAGCTGGAAGTACATCTGTAAGGACGGCCCGGTCTTCACGTACTTCGACATAGTATCAACGCCTGGCTTACTGGACTGA
- the hydB gene encoding NADPH-dependent hydrogenase/sulfhydrogenase 1 subunit beta, with protein sequence MRYVKLPKENTYAFLERLKEWGKLYAPVKISEKFYDFREIDDVKKVEFSYNRTIMPPKKFFFLPREKLFEFNLTKAEYREVIEDVEPFVLFGLHACDIFGLKVLDTIYLDELPDKYYKVRREKGIIIGISCMPDEYCFCNLRETDFADDGFDLFLHELPDGWLVRVGTPTGHRIVDKNIKLFEEVTTEDICNFREFENRRSRSFRYHEDWSNLRYLLELEMEHPMWDEQADICLACGNCNTTCPTCRCYEVQDIVNLDGETGYRERRWDSCQLRSHGLVAGNHNFRPTKKDRFRNRYLCKNSYNEKLGISYCVGCGRCTYFCPAGISFVKNLRTIMGLEGEKSCPSEISEEIPKRGFAYASEIRGEDI encoded by the coding sequence TTGAGATACGTTAAACTCCCGAAGGAGAACACCTACGCGTTCCTTGAAAGGTTGAAGGAGTGGGGCAAGCTTTACGCCCCGGTTAAGATATCCGAGAAGTTCTACGACTTCAGGGAAATAGACGACGTCAAAAAGGTAGAGTTCAGCTACAACAGGACGATAATGCCGCCGAAGAAGTTCTTCTTCCTTCCAAGGGAGAAGCTCTTCGAGTTCAACCTCACCAAAGCCGAGTACAGGGAGGTCATAGAGGACGTCGAGCCCTTCGTGCTCTTCGGTCTCCACGCCTGCGACATCTTCGGCCTCAAGGTGCTTGACACCATATACCTCGACGAACTTCCAGACAAGTACTACAAGGTACGCAGGGAGAAGGGCATCATCATAGGCATCAGCTGTATGCCGGACGAATACTGCTTCTGCAACCTGCGCGAGACGGATTTTGCCGACGACGGCTTCGACCTGTTCCTGCACGAGTTGCCCGACGGATGGCTCGTCCGCGTTGGAACGCCAACCGGTCACAGGATAGTCGACAAGAACATCAAGCTCTTCGAGGAGGTCACCACTGAGGACATCTGCAACTTCCGCGAGTTCGAAAACAGGCGCTCCAGGTCGTTCAGGTACCATGAGGACTGGAGCAACCTCAGGTACCTCCTTGAGCTTGAGATGGAGCACCCGATGTGGGACGAGCAGGCCGACATCTGTCTCGCCTGCGGCAACTGCAACACCACCTGCCCGACGTGCCGCTGCTACGAGGTTCAGGACATAGTCAACCTCGACGGTGAAACCGGCTACCGCGAGAGGCGCTGGGACTCCTGCCAGCTCAGGAGCCACGGTCTCGTTGCAGGAAACCACAACTTCAGGCCCACCAAGAAGGACCGCTTCCGCAACAGGTACCTCTGTAAGAACTCCTACAACGAGAAGCTCGGCATAAGCTACTGCGTCGGCTGCGGAAGGTGCACCTACTTCTGCCCGGCGGGTATAAGCTTTGTGAAGAACCTGCGCACCATCATGGGACTTGAGGGCGAAAAGAGCTGCCCATCAGAGATAAGTGAGGAGATCCCGAAGAGGGGGTTCGCCTACGCTTCGGAGATAAGGGGTGAGGACATATGA
- a CDS encoding molybdopterin-dependent oxidoreductase: protein MFEPSAGSNRIKRPMRALEEGKFVEISWADALREVGFQLSKYARDDPEMLGFIGGEMVSNESAYLFQKLARLLGTNNVDTTASLSQGISTGAVLEMDAWGHWAAFTDIDEADLIIVWGADLAGNYPVLLGRIARARERGARVILVDPVTGRTSKFADFHLRPLPGTDVFLALSIMNRLIKTDERFGAVLPEDVLGLVSRFPPSYGEELTGVQERVIDAVAGEILRSSHGIILWGSGVTMNENGASCVRTLITLTFISGMKFLPLSRYGNSQGVLDMGLIPNLLPGYTPLCESGDFQKAWLVEGLNPHPGKSLPEMLDGGTGVFYILGADLTRHIPGAIDALRNAEFVVLQDSFMTETAKFADIILPSALIYEEGGSTTNFERRVLWCGKAKRPPGEARGAVSILGEIGKAMDLPSFGYTFPEEVLREISLLVPGYPGPRKLVGIPGGTLLERPSRAKRKFAPITPSRPPQGEMLLIRGHSGRFMPGLLAGRMEETDAALISPEDASRLGVSSGDRIAIEVGDGRIVARAKISNRTLTGVVVVHWDLVREALPLEPRRNFLVSKACPCRIRRDEP from the coding sequence ATGTTCGAACCGAGCGCTGGGAGTAACCGAATAAAACGCCCTATGAGGGCTTTGGAGGAAGGAAAGTTTGTGGAGATTAGCTGGGCGGACGCCCTTCGCGAAGTTGGTTTTCAGCTATCCAAATACGCCCGCGATGATCCCGAGATGCTTGGTTTCATAGGTGGGGAGATGGTATCAAACGAATCGGCGTATCTATTTCAGAAGCTTGCCAGGTTGCTCGGCACCAACAACGTCGATACAACCGCCTCCCTTTCCCAGGGGATTTCCACTGGGGCTGTTCTTGAAATGGACGCGTGGGGCCACTGGGCAGCCTTTACGGATATCGACGAGGCAGACCTGATCATAGTCTGGGGGGCAGACCTGGCGGGAAATTACCCGGTACTGCTCGGAAGGATTGCCAGGGCAAGAGAGCGTGGGGCAAGGGTAATCCTCGTGGATCCTGTAACCGGGAGAACATCGAAATTTGCCGATTTCCACCTTCGGCCCCTGCCGGGTACGGACGTCTTCCTCGCGCTCTCCATTATGAACCGGCTGATAAAAACCGACGAACGCTTCGGGGCAGTCCTTCCGGAGGACGTCCTAGGACTCGTATCGAGGTTCCCCCCGTCGTATGGGGAGGAGCTGACTGGAGTTCAGGAGAGGGTTATAGACGCCGTTGCAGGGGAAATCCTCAGATCCTCCCATGGAATCATTCTCTGGGGTTCGGGGGTCACAATGAATGAAAACGGTGCCTCCTGCGTGAGGACTCTGATTACGCTCACCTTCATTTCAGGGATGAAGTTTCTTCCCCTCTCAAGGTACGGGAACTCCCAGGGTGTCCTCGACATGGGGCTCATCCCCAACCTGCTCCCGGGTTATACTCCCCTCTGTGAAAGCGGAGACTTTCAGAAGGCATGGCTTGTTGAGGGCCTGAACCCCCACCCTGGGAAATCGCTCCCTGAAATGCTGGATGGGGGTACTGGTGTGTTCTACATCCTCGGGGCGGATTTAACCCGCCATATCCCGGGTGCCATCGATGCCCTGAGGAACGCGGAATTCGTTGTTCTGCAGGATTCGTTTATGACCGAGACTGCCAAGTTCGCCGATATAATCCTCCCAAGTGCCCTTATCTACGAGGAAGGCGGATCGACGACGAACTTCGAACGGAGGGTTCTGTGGTGCGGAAAAGCCAAAAGGCCTCCCGGTGAAGCACGGGGTGCGGTTTCGATTCTTGGGGAGATTGGAAAGGCCATGGACCTCCCGAGCTTCGGTTATACCTTCCCCGAAGAGGTGCTTAGGGAGATAAGCCTCCTTGTTCCGGGATACCCTGGGCCGAGGAAGCTGGTGGGGATTCCAGGGGGGACTTTACTCGAAAGACCCTCAAGGGCAAAGCGAAAGTTTGCCCCCATAACTCCATCCAGGCCCCCTCAAGGGGAGATGCTTCTCATTCGGGGCCATTCAGGTCGATTTATGCCCGGTTTACTGGCCGGGAGAATGGAGGAGACTGATGCCGCCCTCATAAGCCCCGAGGATGCATCGCGCCTTGGCGTTTCAAGCGGCGACAGGATTGCGATTGAAGTCGGGGACGGCAGGATAGTTGCGAGGGCTAAAATCTCAAACCGCACGCTCACTGGAGTCGTTGTGGTGCACTGGGACCTTGTGAGGGAAGCATTACCGTTAGAGCCCCGGAGGAACTTTTTGGTATCCAAGGCCTGCCCCTGCAGGATTCGGAGGGATGAACCGTGA
- a CDS encoding 4Fe-4S dicluster domain-containing protein produces the protein MKKVFIDFRRCIGCGSCEAACAREHSGKPNISIVQTSELMMMSFNCRHCENAPCMLICPARALYRDEDGAVRVKYHECIGCMLCSIACPFGTPRFDERLKVMVKCDLCAHRRAEGKLPACVETCPMDALILATEEEIVGMKLKEAAVRREEFIRKVEDMMGCGP, from the coding sequence GTGAAAAAGGTGTTCATTGACTTCAGGAGGTGCATAGGTTGCGGCTCCTGCGAGGCGGCCTGCGCGAGGGAGCACAGCGGGAAGCCGAACATATCCATCGTGCAGACGTCCGAACTAATGATGATGTCCTTCAACTGCCGTCACTGTGAGAACGCCCCCTGCATGCTCATCTGTCCTGCGAGGGCGCTTTACAGAGACGAAGACGGGGCCGTTCGCGTTAAATACCATGAATGTATTGGCTGCATGCTGTGTTCTATCGCCTGTCCCTTTGGAACACCGCGTTTTGACGAACGCCTCAAGGTCATGGTGAAGTGCGACCTCTGCGCCCACAGGAGGGCTGAGGGCAAGCTTCCAGCCTGTGTCGAGACCTGCCCGATGGATGCGCTGATTCTGGCCACCGAGGAGGAGATAGTGGGGATGAAGCTGAAGGAGGCCGCCGTCAGGAGGGAGGAGTTCATCAGGAAAGTTGAAGACATGATGGGGTGTGGGCCATGA
- a CDS encoding hydrogenase 4 subunit D gives MIALVLSSIALAYLGVVCFVLDDRRADTVMLPLLWLSSLIQVLVAAVFYRSPDPIHAVFLDMNGFGEVYGLRVDGTSVFTAFVVSTAGAVFLTYAVRYMDEKNVGHPHRGQKGRFYGWMMLFLGSTLAFIYSSTVLQMLIFFELMSLACWGVVGFYGSKRAERAALKALLIPNFGAIIGFYTAVAYGIKYGNLGLDFLGALPEREKMILFLCFMVAAFTKSAQFPLYSWIPDAMEAPTPASAFLHGAAMVEMGVYLLIRVVQFMEPPATVFYPMALILVATLTVAMLQYPRQRDAKKLLAYSTIAECAIMYTGVAIAVLGNPLGIKAALFQLMNHAYLKGLAFLTAGSFTYYYGTLDMGRIKGLKETPLLAYSWSFSLLGLAGLPPFGVFFSKLYIYLNAGKMYDVPLGILLLLVVLADSVVLLYSALRNINSMIFSEGEPRRVDGIVSVALCSLILLSLTSAFIGYALLGVVG, from the coding sequence ATGATTGCGCTCGTACTCTCTTCAATAGCGCTCGCCTATCTCGGGGTTGTATGCTTCGTGCTCGATGACAGGAGGGCAGACACGGTAATGCTCCCCCTGCTCTGGCTGTCTTCCCTGATTCAGGTTCTTGTTGCGGCGGTGTTTTACCGCTCCCCAGACCCGATTCACGCTGTGTTCCTTGACATGAATGGATTTGGAGAGGTTTACGGACTCAGGGTAGACGGCACGAGCGTTTTCACGGCGTTCGTCGTTTCCACTGCGGGGGCGGTGTTTCTGACCTATGCCGTCCGCTATATGGATGAAAAGAACGTCGGCCATCCGCACAGGGGGCAGAAGGGCCGGTTCTACGGCTGGATGATGCTGTTCCTTGGTTCAACGCTGGCTTTCATATACTCCTCCACGGTGCTCCAGATGCTGATATTCTTTGAGCTTATGAGCCTCGCGTGCTGGGGCGTTGTGGGGTTCTATGGCAGTAAAAGGGCGGAACGGGCGGCGCTCAAGGCCCTGCTGATTCCCAACTTCGGGGCCATAATCGGCTTCTACACAGCGGTGGCGTATGGAATCAAATACGGGAACCTCGGGCTTGACTTCCTGGGAGCACTCCCCGAGAGGGAGAAGATGATACTGTTCCTGTGCTTTATGGTGGCAGCGTTTACCAAGAGCGCCCAGTTTCCGCTCTACTCGTGGATCCCGGACGCGATGGAGGCCCCGACCCCGGCAAGTGCCTTTCTCCACGGCGCAGCTATGGTAGAGATGGGGGTCTACCTTCTGATAAGGGTCGTCCAGTTCATGGAGCCCCCGGCCACCGTTTTCTACCCCATGGCGCTGATTCTCGTGGCAACCCTCACCGTTGCAATGCTCCAGTATCCGAGGCAGAGGGATGCCAAGAAACTGCTGGCGTATTCCACGATAGCGGAGTGTGCCATAATGTACACCGGTGTCGCCATTGCCGTCCTCGGAAACCCCCTCGGAATTAAAGCCGCGCTCTTTCAGCTGATGAACCACGCTTACCTCAAGGGACTGGCCTTCCTGACGGCTGGATCGTTTACCTACTACTACGGGACGCTGGACATGGGGAGGATAAAGGGCCTGAAGGAAACCCCCCTCCTGGCGTACTCATGGAGCTTTTCCCTACTTGGACTCGCGGGTCTGCCCCCGTTTGGGGTGTTCTTTAGCAAGCTCTACATATACCTCAACGCCGGGAAGATGTACGATGTCCCGCTCGGAATCCTGCTCCTCCTCGTGGTTCTCGCGGATTCGGTAGTTCTTCTGTACTCAGCACTGAGGAATATCAACTCCATGATATTCAGTGAAGGGGAGCCGAGAAGGGTGGACGGAATCGTAAGTGTGGCACTGTGTTCGCTTATCCTCCTTTCCCTCACGTCCGCCTTTATTGGCTACGCCCTTCTGGGGGTGGTAGGATGA